DNA sequence from the Chitinivibrionales bacterium genome:
TCTGTTATACTCCTGCAGCCGCTTTCGCGCAGCTCGGGGGGGACGGTCGCTCAAAAGGCGCCCGAATTCCAGACCAAACTGGAAAAACTCGCGGCCGTGGTGGACACGCTGCATGCGACGGAACCCGGCTACACGCTCGGCAATACCCCGATCCAGACGTTAAGCGGGCAATTCGATTTTGTTTTGACAAAAAACCATTCCTTCAACGGCGATACCGACGCATTTTGGGACACTGCGCATGTCAAGAAGGAAGCCGGGCACTTTTGGTACACGGTCATCAACAGGACCAATGGCTTGTATCCGGACAGCATGATTTACCTTGCTATTGGCGACGGCGGTGTTCCGTTCCGTTTGAGTGATCAAAATACGGTTGATTTCACCACGAGCGCATCAGGCAGGCTTTATATAATGGTCGGATACAAGCCTGCGGCAGGAAATTATAGGCCTCAGAACCAGGTTTGGGATTTCGAAGAGCACACCAACGGCATGCTTAACGGCAGTCTCTGGTTTCATGGCAATACCACGCGTGTAGATGCTTTTGGAACTCCCATAGCATACCGGCTGCATTGCACAACCGGTTTTGATACCTGCCGCGGCGAAGTGCCCCATGTGTTTTACCAGACGCGCCAGTCGATTTTCGACGAATTCAAGAATGAGGTGCCCTCCGAATGGACACATCTTGCAACGGTCAAGGCACCGTACCGTATTCCCAATCCCGGCGGCGACGATAACTCCGGTGGATTCGGCGCCGGTGGGACATACGTCAATTACTGGGGAAGTTATGGGCCAAATCCGTATAATGCCAATCTTGGCCCGCAGCCGTCCGCCGCTTCCAATAGGCATGTGATAGGGCTGACCGATGCACAACAGGCGGATGACGCATATCATTACAAAGCCACCCCATGCAATATGTATTCATATTTCCTGCATAGGCGTGCCTATGACAGAAAATGTTACGGATTTCCATACGATGACTATGCGAACTGGTCTTCGTATATCGAGCACGGCGATGTGTCGTGGCTTATTCTTGCGGTAGGGTACTAGCGCGAGCAGTTTAAAATGTTAGAAATCAGCCCCGCGAATTTTGCGGGGCTTTTTGTTTGGG
Encoded proteins:
- a CDS encoding beta-1,3-glucanase family protein — its product is SVILLQPLSRSSGGTVAQKAPEFQTKLEKLAAVVDTLHATEPGYTLGNTPIQTLSGQFDFVLTKNHSFNGDTDAFWDTAHVKKEAGHFWYTVINRTNGLYPDSMIYLAIGDGGVPFRLSDQNTVDFTTSASGRLYIMVGYKPAAGNYRPQNQVWDFEEHTNGMLNGSLWFHGNTTRVDAFGTPIAYRLHCTTGFDTCRGEVPHVFYQTRQSIFDEFKNEVPSEWTHLATVKAPYRIPNPGGDDNSGGFGAGGTYVNYWGSYGPNPYNANLGPQPSAASNRHVIGLTDAQQADDAYHYKATPCNMYSYFLHRRAYDRKCYGFPYDDYANWSSYIEHGDVSWLILAVGY